A genomic segment from Dethiobacter alkaliphilus AHT 1 encodes:
- a CDS encoding radical SAM protein codes for MTRGNEVERVEPGSIAEELEIATGDTIVAINGENPSDILDWRLAESSEDILLVVQHADGELVEYEIEKDFDEPLGIVFASPTLDDIRSCQNRCVFCFVDQMPPAMRSTLYIKDDDYRLSFLSGSYITLTNLREEDVARIEKLHLSPLYVSVHTTDSQLRRRMMNHKRAGEVLLLLKRLTEAGIEFHTQVVLCPGLNDKEALDQTITDLYGLYPGIKSLAVVPVGLTGHREKLYPLSPCDKSHAQEVLEQLTAWQKKCLQESKTRFVFAADEFYNMADKEVPDHHWYEGYPQLENGVGLLRLLLNDWEKLRQTLPEKITAEKNVAVVTGSSAVRYLEPIMDQLNKIEGLNIRLIGLQNRFFGGHVTVTGLLTASDIIAGLKDKEKADRIYLPAVMLKEGKELFLDGYTINDLAQELNTDLRVVNDLDNFLTDLL; via the coding sequence ATGACACGCGGTAATGAGGTGGAGCGGGTGGAGCCGGGCTCCATTGCAGAAGAATTGGAGATCGCTACCGGTGACACCATCGTAGCAATAAACGGCGAAAATCCCTCAGACATTCTGGACTGGCGTCTGGCCGAAAGCAGCGAAGATATCCTGCTTGTGGTCCAGCATGCCGACGGTGAGCTGGTGGAGTATGAAATTGAAAAAGACTTTGATGAGCCGCTGGGAATCGTGTTTGCTTCTCCCACTCTGGATGATATCCGTTCCTGCCAGAACCGCTGCGTGTTCTGCTTTGTGGATCAGATGCCGCCGGCCATGCGCAGCACTCTCTATATTAAGGATGACGACTACCGTCTTTCTTTTTTATCCGGCAGCTATATCACCCTCACCAACCTACGGGAAGAAGATGTGGCCAGAATAGAAAAGCTGCACCTGAGTCCGCTTTATGTATCGGTACATACCACCGATTCTCAATTGCGCCGCCGCATGATGAACCATAAACGTGCCGGTGAAGTCCTCCTCCTGCTAAAACGCCTCACCGAGGCCGGCATTGAATTTCATACCCAGGTTGTGCTCTGTCCCGGCCTAAACGACAAAGAGGCCCTGGACCAAACCATAACGGACCTCTATGGCCTGTATCCCGGGATAAAGAGCCTGGCGGTGGTGCCCGTTGGCCTCACCGGACACCGGGAAAAACTCTATCCCCTGTCTCCCTGCGATAAAAGCCACGCCCAAGAGGTACTGGAGCAGCTAACCGCCTGGCAGAAAAAATGCCTGCAGGAGAGCAAAACCCGCTTTGTGTTTGCCGCCGATGAGTTCTACAACATGGCTGATAAGGAGGTGCCCGACCACCACTGGTACGAAGGCTATCCGCAGCTGGAAAACGGTGTAGGTCTTTTGCGGCTGCTATTAAACGACTGGGAAAAACTCCGGCAAACCCTGCCTGAAAAAATTACAGCAGAAAAAAATGTGGCGGTGGTTACCGGCTCATCTGCTGTGCGCTACCTGGAGCCCATCATGGATCAATTAAACAAAATAGAGGGGCTTAACATCCGCCTGATTGGTTTACAAAACCGCTTCTTTGGCGGCCATGTGACGGTGACCGGTCTGTTAACCGCCAGCGATATCATTGCCGGCTTAAAAGACAAAGAAAAAGCAGACCGGATTTATTTGCCCGCCGTAATGCTAAAAGAGGGAAAAGAGCTCTTTTTAGATGGATATACTATTAATGATTTAGCCCAAGAACTGAACACAGATCTACGGGTAGTAAACGACCTGGATAACTTTTTGACAGATTTGCTCTAA
- a CDS encoding ArsR/SmtB family transcription factor, with translation MSNEHDRCQEFCVDAKALAAAEKKMPDQATLNRLSRMFGAFGDANRLKIMLAVADQDLCVCELGELLGMSAPAVSHHLRRLKDLSLVKTRRQGKLVYYSLDDQHIRDLLVIGQAHLQHSS, from the coding sequence ATGTCCAATGAGCATGATCGTTGCCAGGAGTTTTGTGTAGATGCCAAAGCCTTGGCTGCGGCAGAGAAAAAAATGCCGGACCAGGCCACCCTAAACCGGCTGTCCCGCATGTTTGGGGCCTTTGGCGACGCCAATCGGCTAAAAATTATGCTGGCTGTGGCGGACCAGGATTTGTGTGTCTGTGAGTTGGGAGAGCTTTTGGGGATGAGTGCGCCGGCCGTCTCTCATCATTTGCGCAGGCTAAAAGATTTAAGTTTGGTAAAAACCCGCCGTCAGGGAAAGCTGGTCTATTATTCCCTGGATGATCAACATATCCGCGATTTGCTGGTTATAGGCCAGGCCCACCTACAACATAGTTCATAA
- the der gene encoding ribosome biogenesis GTPase Der, which yields MSHPVVAIVGRPNVGKSTLFNRLIQRRLAIEEPTAGVTRDRIYGRADWTGHEFWLIDTGGLTFEEDKISREIHRQVKLAMEEANVIIFVVDVRSGPVTLDYEVAAMLRKTTKPVILAANKAESPNFDMSEFYALGLGEPTLTSGAHGLGTGDLLDEVAKHLPETEEFPEDEEILRVAIIGRPNVGKSSLTNKLSGTERVIVSDMPGTTRDAIDLLIERDNRKYLFVDTAGIRRKSKVDEAVEYYSVLRSIRAAESADVVLMLIDAAEGVTEQDKRIAGIAHEAGRALVIVVNKWDKVEKDDKTMDAYRDNLRDELAYITYAPILFISALTGQRVQRVYELIDYVAEQHALRVKTSRLNELLEDATAVVPPPSKKGKQLKIYYLTQVRVKPPTFSIFVNDPELAHFSYIRFLENKLRETYGFEGTPIRIYVRKRSKKGDKL from the coding sequence ATGTCTCATCCTGTGGTAGCAATTGTGGGCCGCCCCAATGTGGGTAAGTCCACTCTCTTTAACCGCCTGATCCAACGACGCCTGGCCATTGAGGAACCCACCGCCGGCGTAACCCGGGACCGCATTTACGGCCGTGCAGATTGGACCGGCCATGAATTCTGGCTCATTGATACCGGTGGCCTGACCTTTGAGGAAGATAAAATTTCCCGCGAAATCCACCGCCAGGTGAAGCTGGCCATGGAAGAAGCCAATGTCATTATCTTTGTGGTGGATGTACGCAGCGGCCCGGTGACTTTAGACTATGAAGTGGCGGCCATGCTGCGCAAAACCACCAAGCCGGTGATTCTGGCGGCAAATAAAGCGGAATCGCCAAACTTTGATATGTCTGAATTTTATGCCCTGGGCCTTGGTGAGCCAACCCTTACCTCCGGTGCACACGGACTGGGCACCGGCGATTTGTTGGACGAAGTGGCCAAACACTTACCGGAAACTGAAGAATTTCCCGAGGATGAAGAAATACTGCGGGTAGCCATTATCGGCCGCCCCAACGTAGGCAAGTCATCCCTGACCAACAAGCTTTCCGGCACCGAAAGGGTCATTGTCAGCGATATGCCCGGCACCACCCGGGATGCCATCGACCTGTTAATCGAGCGTGACAACCGTAAATACCTGTTTGTAGATACCGCAGGAATCCGGCGCAAAAGTAAGGTAGACGAAGCGGTGGAATATTATTCGGTACTCCGTTCCATCCGTGCCGCCGAAAGCGCCGATGTGGTGCTGATGCTGATAGATGCCGCCGAAGGCGTTACCGAACAGGACAAACGCATTGCCGGCATTGCCCATGAAGCCGGACGTGCATTGGTTATTGTGGTTAATAAATGGGATAAGGTGGAAAAGGATGACAAAACAATGGACGCTTACCGGGATAACCTCCGGGATGAGTTGGCCTATATTACCTATGCTCCCATCCTGTTTATCTCCGCGTTAACCGGCCAACGTGTTCAGCGCGTCTATGAGCTCATTGACTATGTTGCGGAGCAGCATGCCCTGCGGGTTAAAACATCCCGCTTAAACGAACTGCTGGAAGATGCCACCGCCGTGGTGCCGCCCCCCAGCAAAAAGGGCAAGCAGCTTAAAATTTATTATCTCACCCAGGTGCGGGTAAAACCACCCACGTTCAGTATTTTTGTCAATGACCCGGAGCTGGCCCATTTCTCCTATATTCGTTTTCTGGAAAACAAATTGCGGGAAACATACGGTTTTGAAGGGACTCCCATTCGCATATATGTAAGAAAAAGAAGTAAGAAAGGTGATAAGCTATGA
- a CDS encoding heavy metal translocating P-type ATPase, with amino-acid sequence MEGLDCADCARQLEEGIRRLEGVDEAVLSYASGKLHLRYRRQLGEVRKMMESHGYRLLEEAEGEQGSDLARKRTAYAVVSAMAILFAIIATPFNTNVSATLLLVAILTGGHLTFRRGIAAIRAGRLDMNTLMTVAVAGALFINEWWEAATVAFLFAASHALETYTAEKNRRSIRALMDTVPEEAHRLKDGVPETVPVEAVLPEEEILVRPGERIPLDGTIVSGSSYVTEAAVTGESLPVSKERGGNVYAGTLNGNGSLTVRVKGSAKDSTLANIVRLVEEAQARRAPAQQFIDRFAQIYTPVVIALAAAIAILGPVIAGGGWQQWVYRGLALLIVACPCALVVSTPVSIVASLTNAARQGILVKGGVYLEQMRDVNAIIFDKTGTLTKGTPMVTRILSTNYPQEKLLQIAASLEAHSEHVLAEAIRKLAKEQELSPQQVSDFTAYPGKGVTGTVDGTRYYLGSPAFLAQHGYATSNLEMEAQGNETPVMLASEQTIHGALLISDTIRQESRSTLDNLRNLGIEKIAMLTGDREEAARPLALSLGLDDVAAGLLPEQKEQAVRRFRTKFGSVAMVGDGINDAPALASADVGIAMGAAGSPTALETADIALMGDELDKLPFLITLSRRTMGIIRQNIAFALLIKGLAIMLVFPGWLTLWLAILADMGASILVTANGMRLLR; translated from the coding sequence GTGGAAGGGCTGGACTGCGCCGACTGTGCCAGACAGCTGGAAGAAGGAATCCGTCGTCTGGAAGGTGTGGATGAGGCTGTGCTGTCGTATGCCTCCGGGAAGTTACACCTGCGCTACCGCCGTCAGTTGGGCGAGGTCCGCAAGATGATGGAATCTCACGGCTACCGCCTGCTGGAAGAAGCTGAGGGAGAACAGGGTAGCGACTTGGCGCGGAAACGGACAGCTTACGCTGTGGTTTCTGCCATGGCCATCCTGTTTGCTATTATTGCTACTCCCTTTAATACAAATGTTTCCGCAACACTGCTGTTGGTGGCCATTTTAACCGGCGGCCATCTCACCTTTCGCCGCGGCATAGCAGCCATCCGTGCCGGCCGCCTGGATATGAATACGCTGATGACGGTGGCGGTGGCCGGAGCTTTGTTTATCAACGAATGGTGGGAAGCGGCCACCGTAGCTTTTCTCTTTGCTGCCAGCCATGCGCTGGAAACATATACAGCGGAAAAGAACCGCCGTTCCATTCGCGCCCTGATGGATACGGTGCCCGAAGAGGCCCACCGGTTAAAGGACGGCGTGCCGGAAACGGTGCCGGTGGAGGCTGTCTTGCCGGAAGAAGAAATTCTGGTGCGGCCGGGGGAGCGTATCCCCCTGGACGGTACAATCGTCTCCGGGTCCTCCTATGTAACAGAAGCAGCGGTAACGGGAGAATCCTTGCCTGTCAGTAAGGAGAGGGGTGGCAACGTTTATGCCGGCACACTTAACGGTAACGGCTCCCTCACTGTTCGCGTAAAAGGCAGCGCCAAGGATTCCACCCTGGCCAATATTGTGCGTCTGGTGGAAGAAGCCCAGGCCCGCCGTGCCCCCGCCCAGCAGTTTATCGACCGCTTTGCCCAAATCTATACACCGGTGGTTATCGCTTTGGCCGCTGCCATTGCCATTCTGGGACCGGTCATAGCCGGGGGCGGCTGGCAGCAATGGGTCTACCGCGGACTGGCGCTATTAATTGTGGCCTGTCCCTGCGCCTTGGTGGTCTCTACCCCGGTGTCCATTGTGGCCTCTTTGACCAACGCAGCCCGGCAGGGCATTCTGGTTAAAGGCGGCGTGTACCTGGAACAAATGAGAGATGTAAATGCCATTATTTTTGACAAAACCGGTACCCTTACCAAGGGAACTCCCATGGTCACCCGTATTTTAAGTACTAATTACCCGCAGGAAAAACTGCTGCAGATTGCCGCCAGCCTGGAAGCGCACTCAGAGCATGTTTTGGCAGAAGCAATCCGTAAGCTGGCCAAAGAACAGGAACTTTCGCCGCAGCAGGTAAGTGATTTTACCGCCTATCCGGGCAAAGGTGTAACGGGCACGGTGGACGGCACCCGCTATTATCTGGGCTCCCCGGCATTTCTGGCCCAACACGGCTATGCCACTTCCAATCTGGAGATGGAGGCGCAAGGGAACGAAACCCCTGTAATGTTGGCTTCAGAACAAACTATTCACGGCGCCCTGCTTATCAGTGATACCATTCGTCAGGAAAGCAGAAGCACTTTGGATAACCTGCGAAACCTGGGTATAGAAAAAATCGCCATGCTCACCGGAGACAGAGAAGAGGCGGCCCGGCCGTTGGCCTTATCCCTGGGACTGGACGATGTGGCCGCCGGTCTGCTGCCGGAACAAAAGGAGCAGGCGGTGCGCCGTTTCCGCACTAAGTTTGGCAGTGTGGCCATGGTAGGTGACGGTATAAATGACGCTCCCGCTTTAGCCTCCGCCGATGTGGGCATTGCCATGGGTGCTGCCGGCAGCCCCACCGCTTTGGAAACCGCCGATATCGCACTGATGGGCGATGAGCTGGATAAACTACCGTTTTTGATTACCCTTTCCCGCCGCACCATGGGCATTATCCGCCAAAACATCGCTTTTGCCCTGCTTATCAAAGGCCTGGCCATTATGCTGGTGTTTCCCGGCTGGTTAACCCTCTGGCTGGCAATCTTAGCCGATATGGGTGCCTCAATTCTGGTCACCGCCAACGGCATGCGCCTGTTAAGATAA
- the plsY gene encoding glycerol-3-phosphate 1-O-acyltransferase PlsY yields the protein MNNVLALLAAYLLGSVSFGYLAGKLLKGIDIRQFGSGNAGTTNIQRTLGTGPAIAVLILDAAKGLVAVLIAQALTGNPPVMMLAGVAAVLGHNWPVFFGFKGGRGIATSVGVILGLTPGVILIATAVGVILIATTRYVSLGSVTGAVLIPMLMIIFGHDFSYVIFGTALAALAVWRHKENITRLLNGTENKLGAKVNVSAKEKKVEK from the coding sequence ATGAACAATGTCCTGGCGCTTTTAGCCGCTTATCTTCTGGGATCTGTTTCATTTGGCTACCTGGCGGGAAAGCTGCTTAAGGGCATTGATATCCGCCAGTTTGGCAGTGGTAACGCAGGAACCACAAATATCCAGCGCACACTGGGCACCGGCCCGGCCATAGCGGTCTTAATCCTTGATGCCGCCAAAGGTCTTGTTGCGGTGCTTATTGCCCAGGCGCTGACCGGAAACCCGCCGGTGATGATGCTGGCGGGGGTTGCAGCGGTGCTTGGCCACAACTGGCCTGTATTTTTTGGCTTTAAGGGAGGCCGTGGCATTGCCACCAGTGTGGGTGTAATCTTGGGGCTCACCCCCGGGGTTATTCTCATTGCCACAGCTGTTGGAGTAATACTTATTGCCACAACCCGCTATGTGTCCCTGGGTTCTGTTACCGGCGCTGTGCTGATTCCCATGCTGATGATTATTTTTGGCCATGATTTTTCATACGTTATCTTTGGAACGGCATTGGCAGCACTGGCAGTCTGGCGCCATAAAGAGAATATTACGCGCCTGCTAAACGGAACGGAAAACAAGTTGGGAGCCAAGGTGAATGTGTCTGCTAAGGAGAAAAAGGTGGAGAAGTAA